One Pyrus communis chromosome 13, drPyrComm1.1, whole genome shotgun sequence genomic window carries:
- the LOC137712871 gene encoding two-component response regulator ARR5-like, whose amino-acid sequence MATAGEILRRNLTESFDLSGDSQMGSGELHVLAVDDSHVDRKVIERLLKISSCKVTAVDSGTRALEYLGLDGEKSSVGFDNMKVNLIITDYSMPGMTGYELLKKIKESSAFREVPVVIMSSENILTRIDRCLEEGAEEYIVKPVKLSDVNRLKNFMLAGERKETEEKKIHKRTFSVDYNASSSPSSLPQLSQPFACNLASSQLPPLSPSSSLPRCSSKRPRLHTMD is encoded by the exons ATGGCGACGGCAGGCGAGATTCTCAGGCGGAATCTGACCGAAAGTTTTGATCTTTCCGGTGATTCGCAGATGGGTTCCGGCGAGCTGCATGTTCTTGCTGTGGATGACAGCCACGTGGACCGGAAGGTCATTGAACGCCTGCTAAAGATATCATCCTGCAAAG TGACGGCCGTTGACAGTGGGACGAGAGCTCTGGAGTATCTGGGCTTGGATGGAGAGAAGAGCTCGGTTGGATTTGAT aacatgaaggtgaatttgatCATAACGGACTACTCAATGCCAGGGATGACAGGATATGAACTGCTAAAGAAAATCAAG GAATCATCGGCTTTTCGAGAAGTTCCGGTGGTGATCATGTCATCGGAAAACATCCTTACTCGTATTGATAG ATGTTTAGAGGAAGGAGCTGAGGAATATATAGTGAAGCCGGTGAAGCTTTCCGACGTGAACCGTTTAAAAAACTTCATGCTGGcaggagaaagaaaagaaaccgaAGAGAAAAAGATTCACAAAAGAACATTTTCAGTTGACTACAATGCATCATCATCTCCCTCCTCTTTACCACAACTTTCGCAACCGTTCGCTTGCAATCTAGCATCGTCTCAGCTACCACCTTTGTCACCATCATCGTCATTGCCACGATGTTCGTCAAAGAGACCGAGATTGCACACGATGGATTGA